Proteins from a genomic interval of Treponema succinifaciens DSM 2489:
- a CDS encoding DUF4160 domain-containing protein yields the protein MPVYIRTLGYKIYIWSNEKDEPIHFHIFQI from the coding sequence ATGCCGGTATATATCAGAACTTTAGGATATAAGATTTACATCTGGTCAAACGAAAAAGACGAGCCAATCCATTTCCATATTTTCCAAATATAG
- a CDS encoding DNA cytosine methyltransferase — protein MNEKPVPKNARLNEQKVTRKKSKVNYAVLDEYLGEKTFDEKYALLSHYIQLQCSASDEKYRKILEQNGIDVKNLPSAKDFNSKFDVPFCASESLSFTFIDLFAGIGGFRLAMQSCGGQCVFSSEWDDAAKQTYFENYGEVPFGDITKTEIKDLIPKKFDVLCAGFPCQPFSYSGQKKGFEDKTRGTLFFEICEILKVHRPKFIFLENVKGLISHKNGETIATIRTILKDELGYDIHEVILSSLDFELPQKRERWYCVGFLSKTDFVFPAGTKIHKNLRDIIDLDNQDESLKLPKFELDRIAYHFEMAKNKTDRVKHDNSKYKPNTKKGKYGVYSFQKSDGSLRFHVGDVAKTQIQEAFYSCLDTYASTIIANRTPKLWDIGRKLSVRESLRLQGFPEKFRIPVSDNQAYKQLGNSVSVPVLEAISKKLFEKIKMEKLNV, from the coding sequence ATGAACGAAAAACCTGTCCCAAAAAACGCTCGTTTAAATGAGCAGAAAGTTACACGTAAAAAATCAAAAGTTAATTATGCAGTCCTTGATGAATATTTAGGCGAAAAAACTTTCGATGAAAAATATGCTCTCTTAAGCCATTATATTCAGCTTCAATGTTCTGCTTCCGATGAAAAATATAGAAAGATTCTTGAGCAGAATGGGATTGATGTAAAAAATCTTCCTTCTGCAAAAGATTTTAATTCAAAATTTGATGTTCCATTTTGTGCATCTGAAAGCCTCTCTTTTACTTTTATTGATTTGTTTGCAGGTATTGGCGGATTTAGGCTTGCGATGCAGTCATGTGGTGGTCAGTGCGTTTTTTCTTCTGAATGGGATGATGCCGCAAAGCAGACTTATTTTGAGAACTATGGTGAAGTTCCGTTTGGTGATATTACAAAAACAGAAATTAAAGATTTGATTCCAAAAAAGTTTGATGTACTGTGTGCGGGGTTTCCGTGTCAACCGTTTAGTTATTCTGGTCAAAAAAAAGGTTTTGAGGATAAAACAAGGGGAACTTTATTTTTTGAAATCTGTGAAATTTTAAAAGTTCATAGACCAAAATTTATTTTTCTTGAAAATGTTAAAGGCTTAATTTCTCATAAAAATGGAGAAACAATAGCAACTATACGAACTATTTTAAAAGATGAACTTGGATATGATATTCATGAAGTTATTTTATCATCTTTAGATTTTGAACTTCCTCAAAAAAGAGAGCGGTGGTACTGTGTTGGTTTTTTATCGAAAACGGATTTTGTTTTTCCTGCAGGTACAAAGATTCATAAAAATTTAAGAGACATAATTGATTTAGATAATCAAGATGAAAGTCTGAAATTGCCAAAATTTGAGCTTGATAGAATCGCTTATCATTTTGAGATGGCAAAAAATAAAACGGATAGAGTAAAGCATGATAACTCAAAATATAAACCAAATACAAAAAAAGGCAAGTATGGTGTCTATTCATTTCAGAAATCTGATGGAAGTTTACGCTTTCATGTAGGTGATGTTGCAAAAACTCAAATACAAGAAGCTTTTTATTCGTGCTTAGATACTTATGCTTCAACAATAATTGCAAATCGAACTCCAAAACTATGGGATATAGGAAGAAAACTCTCAGTTAGAGAATCTTTGAGACTCCAAGGATTTCCAGAGAAATTCAGAATTCCAGTTTCTGATAATCAAGCTTATAAGCAGCTTGGAAATTCTGTTTCTGTTCCTGTATTGGAAGCAATAAGTAAAAAACTTTTTGAAAAAATAAAAATGGAGAAGTTAAATGTATAA
- a CDS encoding AAA family ATPase, which yields MYNFTPQCIFSAYKKLNGFDDKIGGLICILSVLEANIVSNKVYRVNLRKLKLTLQEIFDISKETLNINEENWFIVFSKNWRNIFFSKIIKNKIDILSLAIFFLRRTSFENKINQNELINLFIQRFNLQSVSDLWFDNNDSVKLEYNQFDNEKNQKDFYALNNFNSTSGALKFNGSIVVASATELTRCAQVQTLYAGMDMNSILLLNKIELNRSYDFESNDKISDLIAKTCDFAKNHFQLIYYGVPGCGKSHKVDKIINAAINDKNDREHQVIRVVFHPDYTNADFVGQIMPLVDDGIEYRFKAGPFARILKHAYKEHSKKFFLVIEELNRGNAAAIFGDLFQLLDREKDGFSTYSINNPDISSFIMSENDYHNDKILPDSKDVGGEKWILDTPIRLPPNLSILATMNTSDQNVFMLDNAFQRRWKMEYIPNNIKYDDMEDSQKNQYDLKIGETNIKWGVFRDKINERISDSKISFSNAEDKQLGLFFVKADSETDKAEEIPETDKLEKSLSLILPTKY from the coding sequence ATGTATAATTTTACACCGCAATGTATTTTTTCTGCTTATAAAAAATTAAATGGTTTTGATGATAAAATTGGTGGTCTTATTTGCATTCTATCTGTTTTAGAAGCGAATATTGTTAGTAATAAAGTATATAGAGTAAATTTGAGAAAGTTAAAATTAACTTTACAAGAAATATTTGACATATCAAAAGAAACATTAAATATAAATGAGGAAAATTGGTTTATTGTTTTTTCAAAAAACTGGAGAAACATTTTTTTCTCAAAAATTATAAAAAATAAAATAGATATTCTTTCTTTGGCTATTTTTTTTCTAAGGCGAACTTCATTTGAGAATAAAATTAATCAAAATGAATTAATTAATTTATTCATACAAAGATTTAATTTGCAATCGGTATCAGATTTGTGGTTTGATAATAATGATTCAGTTAAGCTGGAGTATAATCAATTTGATAATGAAAAAAATCAAAAAGATTTTTATGCTCTTAATAATTTTAATTCTACTTCAGGTGCATTAAAATTTAATGGATCTATAGTAGTTGCAAGCGCAACAGAATTAACTCGTTGTGCACAAGTTCAAACTTTATATGCAGGAATGGATATGAACTCAATTTTATTATTAAATAAAATTGAGTTAAATAGAAGTTACGATTTTGAATCAAATGATAAAATAAGTGATTTAATAGCAAAAACTTGTGATTTTGCAAAAAATCATTTTCAGTTAATTTATTACGGAGTTCCCGGCTGTGGAAAAAGCCACAAAGTTGACAAAATAATAAATGCGGCTATAAATGATAAAAATGATAGGGAGCATCAGGTTATCAGGGTTGTATTTCATCCAGACTATACAAACGCAGATTTTGTTGGGCAAATTATGCCTCTTGTCGATGATGGCATAGAGTATCGGTTTAAGGCTGGTCCTTTTGCAAGAATCTTAAAGCATGCATATAAAGAACATTCCAAAAAATTCTTTCTTGTAATTGAAGAATTGAATCGTGGAAATGCTGCCGCCATTTTTGGAGATTTATTCCAGCTGCTTGATAGGGAAAAAGATGGATTTAGTACTTATTCTATAAACAATCCAGATATAAGCTCTTTTATAATGAGCGAAAATGATTATCATAATGATAAAATTTTGCCAGATTCTAAAGATGTTGGCGGAGAAAAATGGATTTTAGACACACCAATCCGTCTTCCACCGAATCTTTCCATTCTTGCCACGATGAATACAAGCGACCAGAATGTTTTTATGCTTGACAATGCTTTTCAGCGCAGATGGAAAATGGAATATATTCCGAACAATATAAAATATGATGATATGGAAGATTCTCAAAAAAATCAGTATGACTTGAAAATAGGGGAGACAAATATAAAATGGGGAGTTTTTCGCGACAAGATAAATGAAAGGATTTCTGACTCTAAAATTTCATTTTCCAATGCTGAAGACAAGCAGCTAGGGCTTTTCTTTGTTAAGGCGGATTCTGAAACTGACAAAGCTGAAGAAATTCCTGAAACAGATAAACTCGAAAAATCCCTGAGTCTGATTTTGCCAACAAAGTACTGA
- a CDS encoding LlaJI family restriction endonuclease — protein MPEKLLSKEIQISLKTAQNGSDFVGIKITQSERTVTFPMGYFPEKPSLSASKIKKEERNEILNLIKSIALCTSNKNGERVSVLNGELKCDFPIKSMLYVIEDFLDRGTYYFEKESLYAKSSSGKISWSRTIKNIKPAVSESGLAFLDFIIRKNRIQENQFITEIHKYCVYKCFEIFGFLYTPSVPEKGLLDEDNVSKNKKYYIQVLQEKIDSTYLESSIELFSNLLDFINNFDSESETKEASYGTNCFQVVWESLVDSAFGTVGQTEKEEYFYPASRWNFPGRKPKNNAPLRPDTIMIAENPLEQNRRKCFIIDSKYYSYTMLRKLDSEENESEQESILIHGSIPGTDSIQKQITYAQYIDADIKTFDSERREKYQFKHSDIFNVFILPDDNMEKKLQYIGYAASNWHDGSKNYHTIHAVTLDTKFLLENRNKRNCELQNKLARMIEKQSDEMQKGACIAD, from the coding sequence ATGCCGGAAAAATTATTATCTAAAGAAATACAGATTTCTCTAAAAACTGCGCAGAATGGAAGCGACTTTGTGGGAATAAAAATCACGCAGTCGGAACGGACTGTAACTTTTCCGATGGGATATTTTCCTGAAAAACCAAGCTTGTCTGCCTCAAAAATCAAAAAGGAAGAGCGGAACGAAATCCTGAACCTGATAAAGTCAATTGCTCTTTGCACTTCAAATAAAAATGGCGAGCGGGTTTCTGTTCTGAACGGCGAGCTAAAGTGCGATTTTCCAATAAAATCTATGCTTTATGTAATAGAAGATTTTTTAGACAGAGGAACTTATTATTTTGAAAAGGAAAGTTTATACGCAAAATCCAGCAGCGGAAAAATCAGCTGGAGCCGCACAATAAAAAACATAAAGCCTGCGGTTTCAGAAAGCGGACTTGCATTTTTGGATTTTATTATCCGCAAAAACCGCATTCAGGAAAATCAGTTTATAACCGAGATTCACAAATACTGCGTTTACAAATGCTTTGAGATTTTCGGTTTTCTTTACACTCCGTCTGTTCCCGAAAAAGGCCTGCTTGATGAAGATAATGTTTCAAAAAATAAAAAATATTACATACAGGTCTTGCAGGAAAAAATCGACTCTACTTATCTTGAATCGAGCATTGAACTTTTTTCTAATCTTCTTGATTTTATAAACAATTTTGATTCTGAAAGCGAGACAAAAGAAGCCAGCTACGGAACAAACTGTTTTCAGGTTGTCTGGGAAAGTCTGGTTGATTCAGCTTTTGGAACGGTTGGGCAAACGGAAAAAGAAGAATATTTTTATCCTGCTTCAAGATGGAATTTTCCAGGCAGAAAACCAAAGAATAACGCTCCTTTGCGGCCTGATACAATTATGATTGCAGAAAATCCTTTGGAGCAAAACAGGCGGAAATGTTTCATTATCGATTCAAAATATTACAGCTACACAATGCTCCGAAAACTGGATTCTGAAGAAAACGAGAGCGAGCAGGAAAGCATTTTAATTCACGGCTCAATACCCGGAACTGATTCAATCCAAAAACAGATTACTTATGCGCAATACATAGACGCTGACATAAAGACTTTTGATTCCGAGCGGCGCGAAAAATACCAGTTCAAGCACAGCGATATTTTCAATGTGTTCATTCTGCCGGATGATAATATGGAAAAAAAGTTGCAATACATCGGATATGCGGCAAGCAACTGGCACGATGGCAGCAAAAATTACCACACAATCCACGCTGTAACCTTGGACACAAAGTTTTTACTGGAAAACAGAAATAAGAGAAACTGTGAACTGCAAAATAAACTTGCGAGAATGATTGAAAAGCAAAGCGATGAAATGCAGAAAGGGGCTTGCATAGCTGATTGA
- a CDS encoding hydratase: MKLWEKGAFLSGGKLVESVPGKNPAECAKNTISYSILQRHNTSGDASKLKIKFDKITSHDITYVGIIQTARASGLEKFPIPYVLTNCHNSLCAVGGTINEDDHMFGLTCAQKYGGIYVPPHQAVIHQFAREMLAKCGDMILGSDSHTRYGALGTMAIGEGGGELAKQLLGKTYDVNMPGVIAVYLTGSPVPGVGPQDVALAIIKAVFANGYVKNKVMEFVGPGVANLSADFRIGIDVMTTETTCLSSIWSTDEKIREFYSIHGREGDYKELNPGADAYYDGAIELDLGEIRPMIALPFHPSCAYTIEEVNKNLMDVLEETEKRAKVSFGDKVNFTLKNKVIDGKLYVDQGVIAGCAGGGFENICAAADILKGKDTGNGKFLLNVYPASMPVYMELMKNGAFASLVDAGAIVKTAFCGPCFGAGDTPANGALSIRHSTRNFPNREGSKIQNGQLASVALMDARSIAATAANKGFLTAATDLADGEFSKKKYFFDKTIYEKRVYDSKGVAHPEVQIQFGPNIKDWPEMQPLSDDILLKVVSEIHDPVTTTDELIPSGETSSFRSNPLGLAEFTLSRKDPAYVGRAKAVRDRSEEVKAEVSRAEKILEEKYPEFKGRIEKAGLGSTIYAVKPGDGSAREQAASCQRVLGAAANIASDYATKRYRSNLINWGMIPFLYKQGESQNSVLLSEFSGENSRNLLPSGLPFANGDYIFVPGAKKMIAEKLPGVKAYAVRADGTTAEFDLATGDMTDDERKIIQAGCLINFYRG; the protein is encoded by the coding sequence ATGAAACTTTGGGAAAAAGGCGCTTTTCTTTCGGGCGGAAAATTAGTTGAGTCCGTGCCGGGCAAAAATCCGGCTGAGTGTGCTAAAAACACTATTTCTTATTCTATCTTGCAGAGGCACAATACTTCGGGCGATGCTTCTAAACTGAAAATCAAATTTGACAAAATTACTTCGCACGATATTACTTATGTTGGAATTATTCAGACGGCGCGCGCTTCGGGGCTTGAAAAGTTTCCGATTCCTTATGTTTTGACGAACTGCCACAACTCGCTCTGCGCGGTTGGCGGAACGATTAACGAGGACGACCACATGTTCGGGCTTACTTGCGCCCAGAAATACGGAGGAATCTATGTTCCTCCGCATCAGGCTGTAATCCACCAGTTTGCGCGCGAGATGCTTGCGAAGTGCGGCGACATGATTTTGGGTTCAGACAGCCACACCCGGTACGGCGCGCTTGGAACTATGGCGATTGGCGAGGGCGGCGGCGAGCTTGCAAAGCAGCTTCTGGGAAAAACTTACGATGTTAATATGCCGGGCGTTATCGCGGTTTATCTGACCGGTTCTCCTGTTCCGGGCGTCGGCCCGCAGGACGTTGCTCTTGCGATTATCAAGGCTGTTTTTGCGAACGGCTACGTTAAGAACAAGGTGATGGAATTTGTGGGTCCTGGAGTTGCGAATCTTTCCGCTGACTTTAGAATCGGCATTGACGTTATGACGACTGAGACAACCTGTCTTTCTTCAATCTGGTCAACTGATGAGAAAATCCGCGAGTTCTATTCAATTCATGGAAGGGAAGGCGACTACAAGGAATTGAATCCGGGCGCTGACGCTTATTACGACGGCGCGATTGAGCTTGACTTGGGCGAAATCCGGCCGATGATTGCGCTTCCGTTCCATCCGTCTTGCGCATATACAATAGAAGAAGTTAACAAGAATCTTATGGACGTTCTTGAAGAGACTGAAAAGCGCGCTAAAGTTTCGTTCGGCGACAAGGTGAACTTTACGCTCAAAAACAAGGTGATTGACGGAAAACTTTACGTTGACCAGGGCGTTATCGCAGGCTGCGCCGGCGGCGGATTTGAGAACATCTGCGCGGCTGCCGACATCTTGAAGGGAAAGGACACTGGAAACGGAAAATTCCTTTTGAACGTTTATCCTGCTTCAATGCCGGTCTACATGGAGCTTATGAAGAACGGAGCGTTCGCCTCGCTTGTTGACGCGGGCGCAATCGTTAAGACTGCTTTCTGCGGACCTTGCTTCGGCGCGGGCGACACTCCTGCCAACGGCGCTCTTTCAATCCGCCATTCTACAAGAAACTTCCCGAACCGCGAAGGCTCGAAAATCCAGAACGGTCAGCTTGCCTCTGTTGCGCTTATGGACGCACGCTCAATCGCTGCGACTGCCGCAAACAAGGGTTTCCTGACTGCCGCCACAGATTTGGCTGACGGCGAGTTCAGCAAGAAAAAATATTTCTTTGACAAGACAATCTACGAAAAGCGCGTTTACGACTCAAAGGGCGTTGCGCATCCGGAAGTTCAGATTCAGTTCGGACCGAACATCAAGGACTGGCCGGAGATGCAGCCGCTTTCTGACGACATTCTGCTCAAGGTTGTATCTGAAATCCACGACCCGGTTACAACTACGGACGAGCTTATTCCTTCGGGCGAGACTTCAAGTTTCCGCTCAAACCCGCTTGGACTTGCGGAGTTTACTTTGAGCCGCAAAGATCCTGCCTACGTTGGAAGGGCAAAGGCTGTCCGCGACAGGTCGGAAGAGGTCAAGGCGGAAGTGAGCCGCGCGGAAAAGATTCTTGAGGAAAAATATCCTGAGTTCAAGGGAAGAATTGAAAAGGCCGGTCTTGGCTCTACAATCTACGCTGTTAAGCCGGGCGACGGTTCTGCGCGCGAGCAGGCGGCAAGCTGCCAGAGAGTTCTTGGTGCTGCTGCGAACATTGCAAGCGACTACGCCACAAAACGCTACCGCTCGAACCTGATTAACTGGGGAATGATTCCGTTCCTTTATAAGCAGGGCGAGTCGCAAAACTCCGTTTTGCTCTCCGAGTTTTCTGGCGAAAACTCGCGCAATCTTCTTCCAAGCGGTCTTCCGTTTGCGAACGGCGACTACATTTTTGTTCCGGGCGCAAAAAAGATGATTGCGGAAAAACTCCCTGGCGTAAAAGCCTACGCAGTACGCGCCGACGGCACAACCGCCGAGTTCGACCTTGCAACCGGCGACATGACCGACGACGAGCGAAAGATTATTCAGGCAGGATGTTTGATTAACTTTTATAGGGGATAA
- a CDS encoding DNA cytosine methyltransferase, with protein sequence MNIKSVGSICSGIEAASVAWKDFNFDFKWFSEIAEFQSNFLRIKYPNIKNLGDMNLIGKKIATAEIDSPDLICGGTPCQAFSLAGFQNGLNDERGNLTLKFCEIIDENDKVRKVQNKDGTIVFWENVEGVLKDKTNAFGCFLSLLSGCNKELELKKWPNAGLLRGPKRNIAWRILDAKYFGLPQQRRRLYVVAGGKDFSPENILFEKHERNFGELKKYPLIFEKDGHSYEVFREYTDCLYSAYGTKWNGNAAAYNGSLFVVQDGRLRRFTPLECERLMGFPDNYTLIDKVRPTNRYQGVGNSWAVPVVKWIGERIKNYKEMGFSISEDDFSLWGRTTKFYDSTILFDLGKEIVPLQNGITLNGTEIPEDINSSNIADIIEFNEVENFFISPVGCAGILRRKNERNLNINKRLEQILITISSQWSDDDIQKVSLIQPRGAYSRIAI encoded by the coding sequence ATGAATATAAAATCAGTTGGAAGCATTTGTTCAGGAATAGAGGCGGCATCTGTAGCTTGGAAAGACTTTAATTTTGATTTTAAATGGTTTTCTGAGATAGCTGAATTTCAGTCAAATTTTCTAAGAATAAAATATCCGAATATAAAGAATCTTGGTGATATGAATCTTATTGGAAAAAAAATTGCAACTGCCGAGATTGATTCCCCTGATTTGATATGCGGTGGAACTCCGTGTCAGGCTTTTTCTCTTGCAGGATTTCAGAATGGTCTTAATGACGAGCGTGGAAATCTTACACTGAAATTTTGTGAAATAATAGATGAAAATGATAAAGTTAGAAAAGTACAGAACAAAGACGGCACTATTGTATTTTGGGAAAATGTTGAAGGTGTCTTAAAAGATAAGACAAATGCGTTCGGGTGTTTTTTGTCTTTGCTTTCAGGTTGCAACAAAGAATTGGAATTAAAAAAATGGCCTAATGCAGGTTTGTTAAGAGGTCCGAAAAGAAATATCGCATGGCGGATTCTTGACGCAAAATATTTCGGGCTTCCACAGCAACGCCGCAGACTTTATGTTGTGGCTGGCGGAAAAGATTTTTCGCCGGAAAATATCCTTTTTGAAAAACATGAACGAAATTTCGGTGAGTTAAAAAAATATCCATTGATTTTTGAAAAAGACGGACATAGTTATGAAGTTTTCAGAGAGTACACGGACTGTCTTTATTCTGCTTACGGTACAAAATGGAATGGAAATGCGGCGGCATATAATGGCTCTCTTTTTGTTGTCCAAGATGGCAGACTACGCAGATTTACACCTCTTGAATGTGAACGCTTAATGGGATTTCCAGATAATTACACTTTGATTGATAAGGTTCGTCCGACAAATCGTTATCAAGGAGTGGGAAACTCTTGGGCTGTTCCTGTTGTAAAATGGATTGGAGAAAGAATAAAAAATTATAAAGAGATGGGATTTTCTATATCAGAGGATGATTTTTCACTTTGGGGGAGAACGACAAAATTTTATGACTCTACAATATTGTTTGATTTGGGAAAAGAAATTGTGCCTCTCCAAAACGGAATAACTTTAAATGGAACGGAAATCCCTGAAGATATAAATTCTTCTAACATTGCAGATATTATTGAATTCAATGAAGTTGAGAACTTTTTTATTTCTCCTGTCGGTTGCGCTGGAATTCTCCGCAGAAAAAATGAGCGAAATTTAAATATAAATAAAAGGCTGGAACAAATTCTTATTACAATATCCTCTCAATGGTCGGATGATGACATTCAGAAAGTTTCTTTGATTCAGCCAAGAGGAGCTTATAGCAGAATTGCTATTTAA
- a CDS encoding type II restriction endonuclease, whose translation MNKITQLGIRSHSKASEKYVDVTFSYDNGLYFNTSVPIQYRRTGIDIPEDDLNQIRDYLIKVYNEVNPDNWENWKKEQADFWKAKPKADTTKSFFDKLTEDFEYKCVNCQLPNNPNWARRIQDLKEFGYTIATKLSEYCPHCNKNTTHLIMLPIKRGGITGYETWSSELRTRIVSLLKSYDVFEAKTTKKEGLLPDHKFSEIRWNDETKRETLENLTDKEILRDFQLLSNQRNQQKREICRNCYQTGKRGTIYGIPFFYEGTENWDSSIPKNGKSAEKGCIGCAWYDIERWRQELIKKLK comes from the coding sequence ATGAATAAAATAACCCAGTTAGGAATTCGAAGCCATTCAAAAGCATCTGAAAAATATGTGGATGTAACATTTTCTTATGACAATGGACTCTACTTCAACACGTCTGTTCCAATTCAATACCGCAGAACGGGAATCGACATTCCAGAAGATGACCTGAATCAAATCAGAGATTATCTTATAAAAGTATATAATGAAGTAAATCCTGACAATTGGGAAAACTGGAAAAAAGAGCAAGCCGATTTTTGGAAAGCAAAACCAAAAGCAGATACAACAAAATCATTTTTTGACAAACTGACAGAAGATTTTGAATACAAATGTGTGAACTGCCAGCTTCCTAACAATCCAAACTGGGCAAGAAGGATTCAGGATTTAAAGGAATTCGGCTACACAATAGCAACAAAACTTTCTGAATATTGTCCACATTGCAACAAAAACACCACGCATCTTATCATGCTGCCGATAAAGCGCGGCGGAATCACAGGCTATGAAACATGGAGTTCTGAACTAAGAACAAGAATTGTTTCTTTGCTCAAATCTTATGATGTCTTTGAAGCAAAAACAACAAAAAAAGAAGGCTTGCTTCCAGACCACAAATTTTCTGAAATCAGATGGAATGATGAAACAAAACGAGAAACTCTTGAAAATTTAACTGATAAAGAAATTTTGCGGGATTTTCAGCTTCTTTCAAATCAGAGAAATCAACAAAAACGAGAAATCTGCAGAAATTGCTATCAGACTGGAAAACGTGGCACAATATATGGAATTCCATTTTTCTATGAGGGAACAGAAAACTGGGATTCTTCAATTCCAAAAAATGGGAAATCAGCCGAAAAAGGATGTATCGGCTGTGCCTGGTATGATATAGAAAGATGGCGGCAAGAGCTTATAAAAAAACTTAAATAG
- a CDS encoding helix-turn-helix domain-containing protein has product MTTEEQDILSDFGNRLRKLRIEKGFSQEKFADLTQLDRTYVSGLERGKRNPSYLILLKIAKSLNISVKDLF; this is encoded by the coding sequence ATGACAACCGAAGAACAAGATATTCTTTCAGATTTTGGAAATCGATTAAGAAAACTCAGAATTGAAAAAGGGTTTTCACAGGAAAAGTTTGCGGATTTGACACAGTTGGACAGAACTTATGTTTCAGGATTAGAGAGAGGAAAAAGAAACCCCTCATATCTAATTCTTTTAAAAATTGCAAAATCATTGAACATCTCTGTGAAAGATTTATTTTAG
- a CDS encoding sensor histidine kinase — MEFQHIYFCFQLSCKQKSPDKIYNTDVICDSWNEFCEKKDSSSLACFIDTLRRFDTKTFNNDMALKESVQNQIALCISLAEGLQPLILEKENHKEEILLAVHEMDKVFMSFLKDKNASLEDTHQKLYVFFIYFTLTILIGGAILVVLNIKEGLEKDRMLYSSQVFLKHSILIQEAERKRISRELHDSVAQNLRYVSLLAENIPDKDTAAKIIETQNQNIENIRNLCYNLTPPSITKDNLLSLVNVFAQKIFGESFQFRLIAENDVDFSCLNADELLNIYRIVQEALQNIKNHAGAKEVTVFFKRNPLAAEPVEPARQKAALSKAISARAMTAKNPRSHLKIIISDDGCGMDEELVKEINSAIFEKSKESHFGVRNICERVKLLNGKVTFSSAPDFGTHITVEV; from the coding sequence ATGGAATTTCAACATATTTATTTTTGCTTTCAACTTTCATGCAAGCAAAAATCTCCGGATAAAATCTACAACACGGATGTAATCTGCGACTCCTGGAACGAATTTTGCGAAAAGAAGGACTCTTCTTCGCTTGCGTGTTTTATCGACACGCTTAGGCGCTTTGACACTAAAACTTTTAATAACGACATGGCATTAAAAGAGTCGGTGCAGAATCAGATTGCGTTATGTATTTCCCTTGCAGAAGGCTTACAGCCGCTAATATTGGAAAAAGAAAATCATAAGGAAGAGATTTTGCTTGCCGTTCACGAAATGGACAAGGTTTTTATGAGCTTTCTTAAAGACAAAAACGCAAGTCTTGAAGACACGCACCAAAAACTGTACGTTTTCTTCATTTATTTTACGCTTACGATTTTGATTGGCGGAGCGATTCTTGTCGTTTTGAACATAAAAGAAGGGCTTGAAAAAGATAGAATGCTTTACAGTTCGCAAGTCTTTTTGAAACATTCGATTTTGATTCAGGAAGCTGAGCGGAAAAGAATCAGCCGTGAGCTTCATGATAGCGTTGCGCAGAATTTGCGGTATGTTTCTCTTCTTGCAGAAAATATTCCTGATAAAGACACGGCGGCTAAAATTATTGAAACGCAAAATCAAAATATCGAGAACATCAGAAATCTTTGCTACAACCTGACTCCGCCGAGCATTACAAAAGACAATCTGCTTTCTTTGGTGAATGTTTTTGCACAAAAGATTTTTGGCGAATCTTTTCAATTCCGTCTGATTGCGGAAAACGATGTTGATTTTTCTTGCTTGAATGCCGACGAGCTTTTGAATATTTACCGGATTGTGCAGGAAGCGCTGCAGAATATAAAAAATCACGCGGGCGCAAAAGAAGTTACGGTGTTTTTTAAGAGAAACCCATTGGCGGCTGAGCCTGTTGAACCCGCCAGGCAAAAAGCGGCATTGTCAAAGGCTATTTCGGCACGAGCGATGACCGCAAAAAATCCACGAAGCCATCTTAAAATCATAATTTCTGACGACGGCTGCGGAATGGACGAGGAGCTTGTAAAAGAGATAAACTCCGCCATTTTTGAAAAGTCCAAGGAATCCCATTTTGGAGTCCGCAATATTTGTGAGAGGGTAAAGCTTCTTAATGGAAAAGTGACGTTTTCTTCTGCCCCGGATTTTGGAACGCATATAACGGTGGAGGTTTAA